One genomic region from Nymphaea colorata isolate Beijing-Zhang1983 chromosome 10, ASM883128v2, whole genome shotgun sequence encodes:
- the LOC116262856 gene encoding non-specific lipid-transfer protein-like encodes MASLSARTFICIAIACMVLLAPASEALQCPDVIKSLLPCAGYLTGNGAGRAPAPCCAGVNALNQAASAPADRRNACACIKSYASGVSNLNFQRVASLPGSCGVHLSFVPSVTTDCSKVA; translated from the exons ATGGCCAGCCTCTCTGCTCGCACTTTCATCTGCATCGCCATTGCTTGCATGGTGCTCTTGGCTCCTGCAAGCGAGGCCCTTCAATGCCCTGACGTGATCAAGTCCCTTTTGCCATGCGCCGGCTACCTTACAGGCAACGGTGCCGGCCGCGCACCGGCTCCATGCTGTGCTGGTGTGAATGCTCTCAACCAAGCTGCTAGTGCCCCGGCTGATAGGAGAAACGCCTGTGCCTGTATCAAGAGCTACGCGTCCGGAGTCTCTAATCTCAACTTCCAAAGGGTGGCCTCGCTGCCTGGCTCCTGCGGCGTGCACCTCTCCTTTGTTCCTAGCGTTACCACCGACTGCAGCAA GGTTGCTTAA
- the LOC116262937 gene encoding non-specific lipid-transfer protein-like, whose product MASLSARTFICIAIACMVLLAPASEALQCPDVIKSLLPCAGYLTGNGAGRAPAPCCAGVNALNRAASAPADRRNACACIKSYASGVSNLNFQRVASLPGSCGVHLSFVPSVTTDCSKVA is encoded by the exons ATGGCCAGCCTCTCTGCTCGCACTTTCATCTGCATCGCCATTGCTTGCATGGTGCTCCTGGCTCCTGCCAGCGAGGCACTTCAATGCCCTGACGTGATCAAGTCCCTTTTGCCGTGCGCCGGCTACCTTACAGGCAACGGTGCCGGCCGCGCACCGGCTCCATGCTGTGCTGGTGTGAATGCTCTCAACCGAGCTGCTAGTGCCCCGGCTGATAGGAGAAACGCCTGTGCCTGTATCAAGAGCTACGCGTCCGGAGTCTCTAATCTCAACTTCCAAAGGGTGGCCTCGCTGCCTGGCTCCTGCGGCGTGCACCTCTCCTTTGTTCCTAGCGTTACCACCGACTGCAGCAA GGTTGCTTAA